A portion of the Sphingobacterium spiritivorum genome contains these proteins:
- a CDS encoding sensor histidine kinase: MDIFYSPLVYLFVILVLIAAIVMLIIYYKRQQEHTKAIEQRYRDLEKKVDGFQLKNLEAKLQPHLFKNILNSVQSHAYQTYYTLDKLATVLDYVLYEARDEFVSVRREIDFAKSLIDINKIKVSPLFEIKVKTKIATQNPYYEQKLIVPMVCLDLIENAFKHSDLQSPDAFISFYFELSEDGIFGITVSNTSSELKPLTKQAGGLGMEAFEQRLRILYKDCFKLERFMEGNIYTAYLKLDLKQIERAKMYNT, translated from the coding sequence ATGGATATCTTTTATTCTCCGTTAGTGTATCTTTTTGTTATTCTGGTCCTGATTGCTGCGATTGTGATGCTTATTATTTATTATAAACGTCAGCAAGAGCATACCAAGGCAATCGAACAACGCTACAGAGATCTCGAGAAGAAAGTAGATGGGTTTCAATTGAAGAATCTGGAAGCAAAATTACAACCGCATTTATTCAAAAATATACTTAATTCGGTACAGTCCCATGCCTATCAGACTTATTACACATTAGATAAACTGGCTACGGTATTGGACTATGTGTTGTATGAAGCCCGGGACGAATTCGTATCTGTGCGACGTGAAATAGATTTTGCAAAAAGTCTGATCGATATTAATAAGATAAAAGTAAGTCCGCTTTTTGAAATTAAAGTGAAGACCAAAATAGCTACACAGAATCCTTATTATGAACAAAAACTGATTGTTCCGATGGTCTGTCTGGACCTGATCGAGAATGCTTTTAAGCATTCTGATCTGCAAAGTCCTGATGCTTTTATATCGTTCTATTTTGAATTGTCGGAAGATGGTATATTTGGGATTACCGTATCCAATACATCCAGTGAGTTGAAACCGTTGACTAAGCAGGCAGGTGGATTGGGGATGGAAGCTTTTGAACAACGGCTTCGGATATTGTATAAAGACTGTTTCAAACTGGAGCGGTTTATGGAGGGAAATATTTATACAGCTTACCTTAAATTAGATCTTAAACAAATTGAGCGTGCTAAAATGTATAATACTTGA
- a CDS encoding Na+/H+ antiporter, with translation MLHHFPFYLSLIVIIIFLIMLANKVKVAYPIFLVLAGLAISFVPGVPVITIDPELIFIIFLPPLLYEAAWNTSWKELWRWRRIIGSFAFLIVFLTATVVALVANYMIPGFTLALGFLLGAIVSPPDAVSAGAILRFVKVPKRLASILEGESLLNDASSLIILRFALIAVGTGQFVIHEAALSFVWMVLGGIGVGVLVGFVFFKAHRLFPTDVNTDIVLSLVAPYIMYIAAESIESSGVLSVVSGGLFLANRKHLFLSNSSRLRAENVWESLCFILNGLVFILIGLDLPEITANLNDISMGAAIGYGIMITVVLIIVRILSAYGAVVFTLIAKNFITVADTRSPGLKGPFILGWAGMRGVVSLAAALSIPIYYNGVAFPQRNLILFITFVVILLTLVLQGLTLPYLIRKMNLVDQDNHLPEGEAYLQLYKQLAEQSLVHLKENYAEELQQQQVLQQLARKWEDSHQLLENEIMATECRVVYIRMLDKQREWLRDWNKDYTIDEEVIRRHLHRLDLEEEKMKFMATE, from the coding sequence ATGCTTCACCACTTTCCATTTTATCTCAGCCTTATTGTGATCATTATCTTCCTGATCATGCTGGCAAACAAAGTAAAAGTAGCTTACCCGATTTTTCTGGTATTGGCCGGATTAGCTATCAGCTTTGTCCCCGGAGTTCCGGTGATCACCATTGATCCGGAGCTGATTTTTATTATTTTTCTTCCGCCTTTGTTATATGAGGCCGCATGGAATACCTCCTGGAAAGAATTATGGCGATGGAGAAGGATCATAGGAAGTTTTGCTTTTTTAATTGTTTTTTTAACAGCAACAGTGGTCGCTTTGGTCGCTAATTATATGATTCCGGGATTTACATTAGCATTGGGATTTTTGCTGGGAGCTATTGTTTCTCCTCCTGATGCCGTGAGTGCAGGAGCGATCCTTCGTTTTGTAAAGGTTCCCAAAAGGCTGGCTTCCATTCTGGAAGGAGAGAGTCTGCTGAATGATGCGTCCAGTTTGATAATTCTGAGATTTGCATTGATAGCAGTCGGCACAGGACAGTTTGTGATTCATGAGGCGGCATTAAGTTTTGTGTGGATGGTTTTAGGAGGTATAGGGGTGGGAGTCCTGGTCGGTTTTGTATTTTTCAAAGCACACCGTTTGTTTCCGACAGACGTAAATACTGATATTGTCCTGTCACTTGTGGCCCCTTATATTATGTATATAGCGGCCGAATCGATAGAAAGCTCCGGTGTTTTGTCTGTGGTCAGCGGAGGATTGTTCCTCGCAAACAGAAAACATCTTTTTCTAAGTAACAGCAGCCGTCTGCGTGCGGAAAATGTATGGGAATCCCTATGTTTTATCCTGAACGGGCTCGTTTTTATTCTGATTGGCCTGGATTTGCCGGAAATAACAGCAAATCTGAATGATATCAGTATGGGTGCTGCCATAGGTTATGGAATAATGATCACGGTGGTATTAATAATTGTACGCATACTTTCTGCCTATGGAGCAGTTGTATTCACGTTGATTGCAAAAAACTTTATTACAGTTGCGGATACAAGAAGTCCCGGACTTAAGGGGCCGTTTATATTGGGATGGGCAGGGATGCGTGGAGTTGTATCTTTAGCTGCTGCACTTTCTATCCCCATTTATTATAATGGTGTAGCATTTCCGCAACGAAATCTGATCTTGTTTATCACTTTTGTGGTTATTCTGCTGACATTGGTATTGCAGGGGCTTACATTACCTTATCTTATCCGCAAAATGAATCTGGTAGATCAGGATAATCATCTTCCCGAGGGCGAAGCTTATCTGCAATTATACAAGCAACTGGCAGAACAAAGTCTTGTACATCTGAAAGAAAATTATGCTGAAGAACTTCAGCAGCAACAGGTTTTGCAACAACTTGCCCGAAAATGGGAGGACAGCCACCAACTTCTTGAAAATGAAATTATGGCTACCGAGTGCAGAGTCGTATATATCCGTATGTTGGATAAGCAAAGAGAATGGCTGAGAGACTGGAATAAAGATTATACAATTGATGAAGAAGTGATCAGAAGGCATTTGCACCGACTGGATCTGGAGGAAGAAAAGATGAAATTCATGGCAACGGAATAA
- a CDS encoding iron chaperone: MISVEEYIASFPKEINERLITIRKLIKDCSEELDEGMAYKMPSYKYKGKPLVYFAGYPHHIGFYATPNGNIAFKKELTPYKQGKGSIQFPHDRPLPLDLIKRIVLFRMEENAAKK; encoded by the coding sequence ATGATAAGCGTTGAAGAATATATTGCGTCCTTTCCTAAAGAGATTAATGAACGGCTTATAACTATCCGAAAGCTAATAAAGGATTGTAGTGAGGAATTGGATGAAGGAATGGCGTACAAGATGCCTTCCTACAAGTATAAGGGAAAGCCATTAGTCTATTTTGCAGGTTATCCTCATCACATAGGTTTCTACGCCACACCAAATGGTAATATTGCTTTTAAAAAGGAGTTGACCCCTTATAAACAAGGTAAAGGCTCTATTCAGTTTCCGCATGACCGGCCGTTACCGCTGGATCTGATAAAAAGAATCGTCCTTTTCCGGATGGAAGAGAATGCTGCAAAGAAATAA
- a CDS encoding DUF3060 domain-containing protein produces the protein MKKITAVLCSMTMLLGAGVYVKANDNADGLTHSIVQKQGKEIKVSGKGNTRTIKCTGTETVSVEGMDNKVTIVGKCAKLEVEGKSNTVKAEKVGKISVEGAENMINVDQVETVSIEGMKNHVHYKKSSNKSGDAEVSTEGIDNMVMKMK, from the coding sequence ATGAAAAAAATAACAGCAGTACTTTGTTCAATGACCATGTTATTGGGCGCAGGTGTATATGTCAAAGCGAATGACAATGCAGATGGATTGACACATAGCATAGTTCAGAAACAGGGAAAAGAAATCAAAGTCTCCGGTAAAGGGAATACCCGTACTATTAAATGTACAGGAACTGAAACGGTAAGTGTCGAAGGAATGGATAACAAAGTTACCATTGTCGGGAAATGTGCAAAATTAGAAGTCGAAGGTAAATCAAATACTGTAAAAGCGGAGAAAGTTGGAAAGATCTCTGTAGAAGGTGCCGAAAATATGATCAATGTAGATCAGGTAGAAACTGTATCTATTGAAGGAATGAAAAATCATGTTCACTATAAGAAATCATCCAATAAATCCGGAGATGCAGAAGTAAGTACCGAAGGTATAGATAATATGGTAATGAAAATGAAATAA
- a CDS encoding DUF3857 domain-containing protein, which translates to MEQKTVYSRQVKEIVSTDGVDQAGQIYVSFSPDYQKLFFHEIQIIRQGRVLNKLDIRKFKVVANETDLSRFLYNGTYAAYLILDDLRVGDKLVISYSLKGFNPAIGNKFADDYYFQGTEPIALNHVNYIAAKDRPVKFKTFNGQSDPRIEHLDQGLISYSWEETNLPVIHSENYEPYWYFDHKYIQISDYQTWQEVADWAGKLNPVVTTNMGGTLKNKIEEFWSQSKGDSYKYLALVTRFVQNDIRYMGVEVGEYSHRSNNPNKVIEQRYGDCKDKSMLLATFLKAKGIDCDLVLVNSYNRYKLNDFLPTPWVFNHMVAVATVNERAQFIDPTFSNQGGNIRDLYFPFYGNALVIKPKTEIRDTPRDVTGKTKVLEQYKLLDSNRAQLIVSTIYTGYQADNNRGMLNSTSRTALEKNYLDYYTKLYPEIKRTDTVKIKDDREKNQIQIIETYEINKLAKTEDATKKKYLTFFASDMFSQIPAVNSNRKAPISLDFPYTAEYEIQFISDKAKDIQDAPVFIDRNSYTFGKSIKVVGDTLKMNFQLAIHEPSVAIDKVPEFMEDFNNTEDLFSYSYYVNDNGSIGYTNGGVSTISWFAIFIACIIVAFCGYIFYKWNKKEDKNRLIYQDYLPSIGGWLVLLGLGLGASLLRITVDFFTIGFFYSQLWSAYDIYGVSQGIVFRLLVGFELIVNLFIISLLIFSLYLYFKKRDIFPKVAILTISVMFFGPVLDLLFIELSGLKMPEESPESYVELIRTMIFGAIWCSYLVKSDRVKETFVVKYKNDDVNPMKVAEEEVPQHYNPDADNNEHDKEL; encoded by the coding sequence ATGGAGCAGAAGACCGTATATTCAAGACAAGTTAAAGAAATTGTCAGTACAGATGGAGTGGATCAGGCCGGACAGATTTATGTTTCCTTTTCTCCTGATTATCAAAAACTTTTCTTTCATGAAATTCAGATTATAAGACAGGGTAGAGTGCTTAATAAACTGGATATCCGTAAATTTAAAGTAGTCGCCAACGAAACTGATCTCAGCAGGTTTTTATATAATGGTACCTATGCTGCGTACCTTATTCTGGACGATTTACGTGTAGGTGATAAGCTGGTGATTTCTTATTCCCTGAAAGGATTTAATCCTGCAATCGGCAACAAGTTTGCAGATGATTATTATTTTCAGGGAACGGAGCCTATTGCACTCAACCATGTCAATTATATTGCTGCAAAAGACAGACCTGTTAAGTTTAAAACATTCAACGGTCAATCCGATCCCCGCATTGAGCATCTGGATCAGGGATTAATAAGCTATTCCTGGGAAGAAACAAATCTGCCTGTTATCCACAGCGAGAATTATGAACCTTATTGGTATTTTGATCATAAATACATTCAGATCAGTGATTACCAGACCTGGCAGGAAGTGGCTGACTGGGCTGGAAAACTAAATCCGGTGGTGACGACCAATATGGGAGGGACCTTGAAAAACAAAATAGAAGAATTCTGGTCCCAAAGTAAAGGAGACTCCTATAAATACCTGGCATTGGTGACAAGATTTGTACAGAATGACATCAGATACATGGGAGTAGAAGTCGGAGAATATTCTCACCGGTCTAATAATCCCAATAAAGTTATCGAACAGCGCTATGGTGATTGTAAGGATAAGTCTATGCTTTTGGCTACGTTTTTAAAAGCAAAGGGAATAGATTGCGATCTTGTGTTGGTCAATAGTTACAACAGATACAAGCTTAATGATTTTCTGCCTACACCATGGGTATTTAATCATATGGTAGCAGTAGCGACCGTTAATGAAAGAGCACAGTTTATCGACCCTACATTTTCCAATCAGGGTGGAAACATTCGTGACCTGTATTTCCCTTTTTATGGAAATGCATTGGTCATCAAACCTAAAACAGAAATTAGGGATACTCCCCGGGATGTTACAGGAAAAACAAAGGTACTGGAACAGTATAAGTTGCTGGATAGTAACCGGGCGCAGTTAATCGTCAGCACAATATATACAGGGTATCAGGCCGACAATAACAGAGGTATGCTGAATTCTACATCCAGAACAGCATTGGAAAAAAATTACCTGGATTATTATACGAAACTTTATCCCGAAATCAAGCGTACAGATACGGTAAAAATAAAGGATGATCGCGAAAAAAATCAGATACAGATCATTGAGACCTATGAAATCAATAAACTTGCTAAAACAGAAGATGCAACAAAGAAAAAGTATCTTACATTTTTTGCAAGTGATATGTTCAGTCAGATCCCGGCTGTAAACAGTAATCGTAAAGCACCCATTTCGCTTGACTTTCCCTATACAGCTGAATATGAAATTCAGTTTATCAGCGATAAAGCGAAAGATATACAGGATGCACCTGTTTTTATAGACAGGAATAGCTACACGTTTGGGAAATCTATAAAGGTCGTCGGAGATACCTTAAAGATGAACTTTCAGCTGGCTATACATGAACCGTCTGTAGCCATTGATAAAGTGCCGGAATTTATGGAAGACTTTAATAATACGGAAGATTTGTTTTCCTATTCCTATTATGTTAATGATAACGGTTCTATCGGGTATACAAATGGGGGAGTATCAACGATATCCTGGTTTGCGATATTTATAGCGTGTATTATAGTGGCGTTTTGCGGATATATTTTTTACAAATGGAATAAGAAAGAGGATAAGAACCGGTTAATTTATCAGGACTACCTGCCTTCAATAGGAGGATGGCTGGTACTTCTGGGTCTTGGTTTAGGTGCTTCATTATTAAGAATAACTGTTGACTTCTTTACAATAGGATTCTTCTATAGTCAGTTATGGAGTGCCTATGACATTTATGGAGTATCTCAGGGTATCGTATTCAGGCTGTTGGTTGGATTTGAACTGATTGTCAACCTGTTTATTATATCTTTATTGATATTTAGTCTTTACCTGTATTTCAAAAAAAGAGATATTTTTCCAAAAGTAGCCATTCTAACGATTAGCGTTATGTTTTTCGGACCGGTTCTGGATCTTCTGTTTATAGAGCTTAGCGGACTCAAAATGCCGGAGGAATCTCCTGAGTCGTATGTTGAGTTGATCAGAACAATGATCTTCGGAGCGATATGGTGCAGCTATCTGGTGAAATCTGACCGGGTAAAAGAAACTTTTGTTGTAAAATATAAAAACGACGACGTCAATCCCATGAAAGTAGCAGAGGAAGAAGTACCTCAACACTACAATCCGGATGCGGACAACAATGAACATGATAAAGAACTGTAA
- the rplT gene encoding 50S ribosomal protein L20: MPRSVNAVASRRRRKKILKLAKGYYGSRSKVYTIAKNTVEKGLQYAYRDRKTKKREFRALWIQRINAGSRQHGISYSQLIGKLNAKNIGLNRKVLADLALNNPDAFKAVVDAVK; the protein is encoded by the coding sequence ATGCCACGTTCGGTTAACGCAGTAGCTTCGAGAAGAAGACGTAAAAAAATCCTTAAATTAGCCAAAGGCTATTATGGATCACGTAGCAAAGTATATACTATTGCTAAAAATACAGTAGAAAAAGGTTTACAGTACGCTTACCGCGACCGTAAAACCAAAAAACGCGAGTTTAGAGCTTTATGGATACAACGTATTAACGCTGGATCCCGTCAACACGGAATTTCGTATTCTCAATTGATCGGAAAATTGAATGCTAAAAACATTGGTTTGAACCGTAAGGTTTTAGCTGACTTAGCTTTAAATAATCCAGACGCTTTCAAAGCAGTTGTAGACGCAGTTAAATAG
- the rpmI gene encoding 50S ribosomal protein L35 produces the protein MPKVKTNSSAKKRFKLTGTGKIARKNAFKSHILTKKSTKRKRNLTQTSYVSDGDMGNVKRMLAIGK, from the coding sequence ATGCCAAAAGTAAAAACCAATTCCAGCGCTAAGAAACGTTTCAAGTTGACTGGAACAGGTAAAATTGCAAGAAAAAACGCTTTCAAAAGCCACATCTTGACAAAAAAGAGCACAAAACGTAAACGTAACCTGACACAAACAAGTTATGTATCTGATGGCGATATGGGCAACGTAAAACGTATGCTTGCTATCGGAAAATAA
- the infC gene encoding translation initiation factor IF-3, giving the protein MRKKEPDHRINELIRVPEVRLVGDNVEQGVFPTRKALELADELELDLVEISPNAVPPVCKIIDYSKFIYEQKKKQKEIKANAKQTVIKEIRFGPNTSEHDFDFKLKHAMRFLESGEKVRAYVHFKGRAIVHKEMGEILLLRFAQALEDYGKVELLPKLEGKRMFLTIAPKAAAAPKK; this is encoded by the coding sequence ATGAGAAAGAAAGAACCAGATCACCGCATTAATGAACTTATCCGTGTGCCTGAGGTACGTTTGGTAGGAGATAATGTGGAGCAGGGAGTTTTTCCTACACGCAAAGCTCTAGAATTAGCTGATGAATTGGAACTTGATTTAGTGGAGATTTCGCCAAATGCTGTTCCTCCGGTTTGTAAGATAATTGACTACAGTAAATTCATTTACGAGCAGAAGAAAAAGCAGAAAGAAATCAAAGCTAATGCAAAACAGACTGTAATCAAGGAAATCCGGTTCGGACCTAACACGAGTGAGCATGATTTTGATTTTAAACTGAAACACGCCATGCGCTTTTTAGAGAGTGGCGAGAAAGTAAGAGCTTATGTACACTTCAAAGGACGTGCAATCGTACACAAAGAAATGGGAGAGATCCTGTTGTTACGTTTTGCGCAGGCACTTGAAGACTATGGTAAAGTAGAGTTACTACCGAAACTGGAAGGTAAGAGAATGTTCCTGACCATAGCGCCAAAAGCGGCAGCAGCACCAAAAAAATAG
- the thrS gene encoding threonine--tRNA ligase, whose translation MIKITLPDGSVREYEKGTSAAQVALSISEGLARNVLAAEVNGEIWDSSRPIEQDSSLKLLTWNDDKGKSTFWHSSAHLMAEALEALYPGVKFGIGPAIETGFYYDVDFGDREFSSDEFKQIEDKMLELAKRKEVFERRAVSKAEALDYFTEKGDEYKLDLIKDLEDGKITFYSQGDFTDLCRGPHIPNTGFIKAIKLTNVAGAYWRGDESRKQLTRIYGVTFPKASELTDYLKFIEEAKKRDHRKLGKELELFAFSEKVGMGLPLWLPKGAALRQKLIDFLQRAQLKAGYEPVVTPHIGHKQLYVTSGHYEKYGEDAFQPIKTPVEGEEFFLKPMNCPHHCEIYKTKPRSYKDLPVRFAEFGTVYRYEQSGELHGLTRVRGFTQDDAHLFCRPDQVKEEFKKVIDLVLYVFGALGFEDYIAQVSLRDPENRTKYIGSDENWALAERAIIEAADEKGLPTVVEYGEAAFYGPKLDFMVKDALGRKWQLGTIQVDYNLPERFELEYTGSDNAKHRPVMIHRAPFGSLERFIAVLIEHCAGRFPLWLAPEQFIVLPVSEKYEEYAQKLLESLNNSDIRGLIDLRDEKVGRKIRDAEVKKLPYMLIVGEKEAESGTVSVRKHGAGDVGSMTPEEFREILIKEITV comes from the coding sequence ATGATTAAAATTACATTACCTGATGGTTCCGTTAGAGAATATGAAAAAGGAACATCAGCCGCTCAAGTAGCGTTGTCCATTTCTGAAGGATTAGCCAGAAATGTATTAGCAGCCGAAGTAAATGGCGAAATCTGGGACTCTTCACGTCCGATCGAACAGGATTCCTCCCTTAAATTACTTACCTGGAATGATGACAAAGGTAAATCTACCTTCTGGCATTCTTCTGCACACTTAATGGCAGAAGCATTAGAAGCCTTGTATCCGGGAGTGAAATTTGGTATCGGTCCTGCTATTGAAACCGGGTTTTACTACGATGTGGATTTCGGAGACCGTGAATTTTCATCAGACGAGTTTAAGCAGATCGAAGATAAAATGCTGGAACTGGCAAAACGTAAAGAAGTATTCGAGCGCAGAGCCGTTTCCAAAGCAGAAGCACTGGATTACTTTACTGAAAAAGGAGATGAATACAAACTTGATCTGATCAAAGATCTGGAAGACGGAAAGATTACATTCTATTCACAGGGAGATTTTACCGATCTGTGTCGTGGTCCTCATATTCCGAATACCGGATTTATCAAAGCTATCAAGCTGACAAACGTAGCCGGTGCATACTGGCGCGGAGATGAGTCTCGTAAACAATTGACTCGTATATACGGTGTTACCTTTCCAAAGGCTTCTGAACTGACAGATTACCTGAAGTTTATCGAAGAAGCGAAGAAACGTGATCACCGTAAATTGGGTAAGGAACTTGAACTTTTTGCTTTCTCTGAGAAAGTCGGAATGGGATTGCCGTTATGGTTACCTAAAGGAGCTGCACTTCGTCAGAAGTTGATTGACTTTTTGCAACGTGCGCAACTTAAAGCTGGGTATGAGCCTGTTGTGACACCACATATCGGACACAAGCAGTTGTATGTGACTTCGGGCCACTATGAAAAGTATGGTGAAGATGCATTTCAGCCGATCAAAACTCCGGTAGAAGGGGAGGAATTCTTCCTTAAACCGATGAACTGTCCGCACCACTGTGAGATATACAAGACAAAACCACGGTCTTACAAAGACCTTCCGGTTCGTTTTGCTGAGTTCGGAACAGTATACAGATACGAGCAGTCCGGAGAATTGCATGGATTGACCCGTGTTCGTGGGTTTACTCAGGATGATGCGCATTTATTCTGCCGTCCGGATCAGGTGAAAGAAGAATTTAAAAAAGTTATTGATCTGGTACTTTATGTATTCGGGGCATTGGGCTTTGAAGATTATATCGCACAGGTATCGCTGCGTGATCCTGAAAACAGAACTAAGTATATCGGTTCGGATGAAAACTGGGCGCTGGCTGAACGTGCGATTATCGAAGCTGCTGACGAAAAAGGATTGCCTACTGTAGTAGAATACGGAGAGGCTGCATTCTATGGTCCAAAACTGGACTTTATGGTCAAAGATGCACTGGGACGTAAATGGCAGTTGGGTACTATTCAGGTCGATTACAATTTGCCTGAGCGCTTCGAGCTGGAATATACAGGTAGTGACAATGCAAAACACAGACCTGTCATGATCCACCGTGCACCATTCGGATCACTTGAACGTTTCATCGCTGTATTGATTGAACACTGTGCCGGACGTTTTCCGTTATGGCTTGCTCCAGAGCAGTTTATCGTCTTGCCAGTGTCAGAAAAATATGAAGAATATGCACAAAAACTTTTAGAATCGTTAAATAATTCCGATATTCGCGGTCTGATTGACCTTCGTGATGAGAAAGTCGGTCGTAAGATTCGTGACGCTGAAGTGAAAAAATTGCCTTATATGTTGATTGTAGGGGAAAAAGAAGCAGAAAGTGGCACAGTTTCTGTTCGTAAGCACGGGGCAGGAGACGTTGGTTCAATGACACCCGAAGAATTTAGAGAAATATTAATTAAAGAAATAACCGTTTAA
- a CDS encoding RagB/SusD family nutrient uptake outer membrane protein → MKKIRLLIFLFAGMGVFSCKSDFLDEKPLSIYTPDNSLQNQAQFQLAVNNLYNNVRNIYMGNMDLDTYFGLYYATDFAYNATDYEPAAKLNAYKATMVPSYFIPQNIWTSLYRIITNCNLIISRIQNASQVPENARNSILGQALFFRAYSYNMLANLYGGVPLELNELSKPRYDYVRATREQVYTQCKTDLVTAVGLLGNINQVPDGTVNKQIAQHVLTEVLISLKDYDGAIASASEVIKYSGVSLMQNRFGRRADKPGDVYRDLFEYDNQNYSKGNREGLLVMQSTLNNAASVGDVTAWAVVPSYPGVRITEANSGTRMPIKSNGRFGSNVSSNGIGWIRPTSHFLYEIWTPNDIRNSGYNIVRDIRITGVPTTSPDYGKWYVKDGYKAKVAPQDFRDTIRGFYPIIRKTSPSSEDFVAAAGPAMITNVMDAFDGFYLNGSQRVSMQKYMARLSETYLLRAEAYLGKGITNLAADDINVIRKRANAPEVSPGDVNIDYILDERLRELYLEEFRAVTLARLGKLYDRDKLYNPKSGLSIEQYHNLWPIPSNEITQNTEAKLEQNPGYN, encoded by the coding sequence ATGAAAAAAATTAGACTGTTAATCTTTCTTTTTGCGGGAATGGGAGTATTCTCTTGTAAAAGTGATTTTTTGGACGAAAAGCCACTGTCCATATATACACCTGATAATTCACTCCAAAATCAGGCTCAATTTCAGCTGGCTGTCAATAATCTCTATAATAATGTACGAAATATCTATATGGGTAATATGGATCTGGATACTTATTTCGGACTTTATTATGCGACAGATTTTGCATATAATGCGACAGATTATGAACCAGCCGCAAAATTAAATGCTTACAAGGCCACTATGGTACCCAGTTATTTTATTCCTCAGAATATATGGACGAGCCTTTACAGGATCATTACCAATTGCAATCTGATCATCAGCAGGATACAGAATGCCTCACAAGTACCTGAAAATGCCCGAAATAGTATTTTGGGACAAGCCTTGTTTTTCAGAGCCTATTCGTACAATATGCTGGCCAATTTATATGGTGGAGTGCCTTTGGAGCTAAATGAGCTTAGCAAACCCCGTTATGATTATGTAAGAGCTACCAGAGAACAGGTGTACACACAATGTAAAACGGATCTGGTGACGGCCGTAGGATTGCTGGGGAATATCAATCAGGTACCGGACGGAACGGTCAACAAACAGATTGCACAACATGTACTGACCGAAGTCCTTATATCCTTAAAAGATTATGACGGAGCGATAGCTAGTGCGTCAGAAGTAATCAAGTATTCCGGGGTCTCACTGATGCAAAACAGGTTCGGCCGAAGAGCAGACAAACCCGGAGATGTGTACCGGGATTTGTTTGAATACGATAATCAGAACTACAGCAAAGGCAATCGGGAAGGGTTACTGGTGATGCAGTCTACATTAAATAATGCAGCCTCTGTAGGTGATGTAACAGCCTGGGCGGTCGTTCCATCTTATCCCGGCGTACGAATCACTGAGGCGAATTCAGGAACCCGTATGCCCATCAAATCCAATGGCAGATTCGGTAGCAATGTATCCTCAAATGGTATTGGCTGGATAAGGCCAACATCCCATTTCTTATATGAAATCTGGACACCAAATGATATTCGTAATTCCGGATATAATATTGTACGGGATATCAGAATTACAGGTGTTCCCACTACTTCTCCGGATTACGGAAAATGGTATGTAAAAGATGGTTATAAGGCTAAAGTGGCACCGCAGGATTTCAGAGATACGATTCGTGGATTTTATCCGATAATCCGGAAAACCTCTCCTTCATCAGAAGATTTTGTAGCGGCAGCCGGACCGGCTATGATTACAAATGTAATGGATGCTTTTGATGGCTTTTATCTGAACGGATCACAGCGGGTATCCATGCAAAAATATATGGCGCGTCTTTCCGAAACGTATCTTTTAAGGGCAGAGGCTTATCTGGGGAAAGGAATTACCAATCTGGCGGCAGACGATATTAATGTCATCAGAAAAAGAGCAAATGCTCCGGAAGTTTCACCGGGAGATGTAAATATCGACTATATTCTGGATGAAAGACTGAGAGAACTCTATCTGGAAGAATTCAGGGCGGTTACGCTTGCTCGTCTCGGAAAGTTGTATGACAGAGACAAACTTTATAATCCAAAATCCGGTCTTAGTATAGAACAATATCACAATCTCTGGCCAATACCATCTAATGAAATTACGCAAAATACAGAAGCGAAGTTAGAACAAAATCCAGGCTATAATTAA